AGCACTCTAGAATCAAGACGATGAACGTCCAGATCACCGGGACCACCGCGGCCGAGATCGCGGACAGCGTGCGCGCGCTGCGGGAACGCGGGATGCTGCGCCCCGGCGACACCCTCCCGCCCGTACGGGAGCTGGCCGGCGTGCTCGGCGTCAACCGCAACACCGCCGTCGCCGCGTACCGGCAGCTCGCGCAGGCGGGACTCGTCGTCTCCCGCGGGCGCGGCGGCACCCTGATCGCCGGTGGCGAGCACGTCGCCCAGGAGGGGGTCGCCGCCGACACCGTGCTGCACGACATCGGATCGGGCAACCCCGATCCGCGGCTCATCCCCGACCCCACCCCGGCACTCAGCAGGATCGTCGGGCGCCCCGTGCTGTACGGAGAGCCGGTCATCGACCCGGGCCTGGAGGCGTGGGCACGCGAGTGGATCCTCGCCGACCTGCCACGTGACGATCTGCGCATCACCGTCACCAGCGGCGCGGTCGACGCGGTCGAGCGGCTGCTGGCGCAGGCGCTCACCCGCGACGACGCCGTCGCGCTGGAAGACCCGTGCTTCCTGGCCAGCATCCACACCGTCCGTCTCGGCGGCTACCGGGCGGTGCCGGTGCCCGTCGACGACGAGGGCATGACGGTCGAAGGTCTGCAGGCGGCTCTGGATGCCGGTGTCCGGGCCATCATCAGCACCCCGCGCGCCCAGAATCCGACCGGCGTGAGCCTCTCCCCCGCCCGCGCCGAGGCACTGCGCGAGGTGCTGCGCCCGCACCCGTACGTGCTCATCATCGAGGACGATCACTTCTCGATGCTCTCCGCGCATCGCTACGCGTCGCTGATCGGTCCCGAGCACCGCCGCTACGCGCTGCTGCGATCGGTGTCGAAGTTCCTCGGGCCCGACATGTGCCTCGCGCTCGCCGCGACCGACCCGACCACGGCCGAACGTCTGGCGATGCGGCTGAACCCGGGGACGACGTGGGTGAGTCACCTGCTGCAGCGCCTCGCTCATGCGCAGCTCGCCGACCCCGGCATCCGCTCCCGCATCGAAGAGGCGGCTGCACACTACGCCGCGCGCAACGCCGCCTTCACCCGAGCGCTCACCGAGCGCGGCATCGTCACGCACTCCTCCGACGGACTGAGCCTGTGGGTGCGGCTCGATGTTCCCGCCCGGGTCGCCGCCGAGCGCATGATGCGCCGCGGCTGGCTGGTGCGCACGGGCGACGAGTTCCGCATCGACGAGACCTCGCCGGCGTCCGAGCACCTGCGCCTGACGGTGCACGACCTGAGCGACGCCGACACGCAGCGGCTGCTCGATGACATCGAGGCGGCCACGCGCTGATCGGCATCCGGCCGGGTGAGAGGATGGCAGGATGAAGATCCTCTCGATCCAGTCGGCCGTCGCGCACGGCCACGTCGGCAACTCGGCCGCCGTCTTCCCGCTGCAGCGCATCGGCGTCGAGGTGCTGCCGGTCTACACGGTGAACTTCTCGAACCACACCGGCTACGGCGCCTGGCGCGGTCCGATGATCGATCCGAGCGACGTGCGAGAGGTCGTCACCGGCATCGAGGAGCGCGGCGTCTTCCCGCAGATCGACGCGGTGCTCAGCGGCTACCAGGGCGGCGAGGGCATCGCCGACGTCATCATCGACGCCGTCGCGCGGGTGAAGGCCGCCAACCCGGATGCCGTGTACGCGTGCGACCCGGTGATGGGCAACGCCAAGTCCGGATGCTTCGTGGCTCCCGCCATCCCGGTGCTGCTGCGCGACAAGGTCGTGCCCGTGGCCGACATCATCACGCCCAACCAGTTCGAACTCGGCTTCCTCACCGGCACCGAGCCGTCAGATCTCCAGTCCACGCTCGCCTCGGTCGACGCCGCACGCGCGATGGGCCCGTCGACCGTGCTGGTGACCTCCGTCGAGCGTCCCGACTGCGAGGAGGGCACGATCGAGATGCTCGCGGTCGACGACAAGGGCGCCTGGCTCGTGGCGACCCCGCAACTGCCGATGAAGGCGAACGGATCGGGCGATGTGACCGCGGCGCTGTTCACCGCGCACTACGTCTCCACCGGCGATGCGAAGGCGGCGCTCGAGCGCACCGTGTCGAGCGTGTTCGATCTGCTGCAGCGCACCCTGGACTCGGGAGACCGCGAGCTGCAGCTCATCGAGTCGCAGGAGTTCTACGCGCACCCGCGTCTGCAGTTCACGGCACGCCAGGTGCGCTGAACCACCAGGTGCGCTGACCTCGGAGCCCACCGAGGGACGTCAGCCCGGGTAGGCCGTCGTGAAGGCGGCCTGCCAGGCATCCGTGTCGGCCGGGCACAGGTACGACGCGCTGAAGACCGACATCGAGGCGATGTTGCGCTCGTACAGGGCGGCCCGCTCGGGCGACGCGTCCGCGGGGATCAGCTCTGCCGTCAGCGGCGACGACACGATCAGCCGCTTCAGCATGGGGGCATCGATCCTGTGCTGATTGAGGATGCCCGTCTCGCACGTGTCCGATCCCAGCGCGAGCAGGATCGATTCGGTCCGCTCATCCCAGACCTCGCCCTGCTGCTCGGTCCATTCCTTCTGCGCCTGCACCAGAGCCCTCTGAGCGTCGGTCTTCGCGGTGAGGGGCCGGCTGCCCTCGAAGCCCTGTTCGGCGAAGAACGCATCCCGCTCGGCGAAGGCATCCTCCATCTCCGGGTCTTCGAAGGCCGTCCCCGACGTGGGATCGGGTGACGGAGATGATGATGCCGCAGTCGCCGGCGGTGCGGACTCGTCAGCCGTGCCGGCGGTGCACCCCGCCAGGACGGCGATGGCGATCGCCGCCGTCGCGACGACTCCGGCGATCCGGGTGCCCGGTGATGGACGGCAGAATACAGCGACCATGGTTCCCCCCTGAGAATCTGTGCTCTCAGTCTGTCACCGGGAACGCTGCGGATTCAGTTGTCCACAGGCCACGCGTGCGCGACAGCCTGCCGCACCTCGCCGAGCAGCTGCGGCAGCGCCTTGGTCTTCGCGATGATCGGGAAGAAGTTCGCGTCCGACGTCCAACGAGGCACGATGTGCTGGTGCAGGTGCGAGTCCACACCGGCGCCGGCGATCGCTCCCTGGTTCATGCCGAGGTTGAACCCGTCGCACCGCGAGACCTCGCGCAGCACCCGCATCCCGGTCTGGGTGAGGGCGCCGATCTCGGCGACCTCCTCGTCCGTCGCCTGGTCGTAGGTCGCGATGTGGCGGTACGGGCACACCAGGAGATGTCCGGAGTTGTACGGGAACAGGTTCAGCAGCACGAAAGCCGTTTCGCCACGTGCGACGATCAGCCGCTCCGGGTCTGGATGCTTCGGCGCCTCGCAGAACGGGCACTGCTCGCGCAGCACCTCGGGGCCCGCCTGGATGTACGCCATCCGGTGCGGGGTCCACAGCCGCTGGAACTCGTCCGGCACGCCGGCCAGGTGCCCGCCGTCCTCGACGGGCCTCTCGTGCTCATCCATGGGCCGCCTCCCGAGCGGGCGCAGTCAGACGGAGCATCACGCCAGATCCTCGGAGGTCATCACCCGCGCATGGGCGGCGATGGCGGCGCGGATGCGGTCGACCGCGGCGGTGATCGGCACGCCGTTCTCCTGCGAACCGTCGCGGAAGCGGAACGAGACCGTGCCTGCGGCGCGATCCTGCTCCCCCGCGATGAGGATCAGCGGCACCTTGCCGGTGGTGTGGTTGCGGATCTTCTTCTGCATCCGGTCGTCGGAGTGGTCGACGTCGGCGCGGACGCCGGCGGCGCGCAGCTGGCCGATCACGTCGTCGAGATAATCGGCGTACTGGTCTGCCACCGGAACCCCGACGACCTGCACAGGGGCCAGCCACAGCGGGAAGTCGCCCGCGTAGTGCTCGAGCAGGATGGCGAAGAAGCGCTCCACCGAGCCCAGCAGGGCGCGGTGGATCATGACCGGCCGGTGCTTGGCGCCGTCGGAGCCGGTGTACTCCAGCTCGAAGCGCTCGGGCTGGTTGAAGTCGAGCTGGATGGTCGACATCTGCCAGGTGCGGCCGATGGCATCCCGTGCCTGCACCGAGATCTTCGGGCCGTAGAAGGCGGCGCCGCCCGGGTCGGCGACGAGCTCGAGGCCCGATTCGAGGGCGACCTCGCGCAGGGTCTCGATCGCGGTCGACCACTGCTCGGGCTCGCCGAGGAACTTCGGGTTGCCCTCCTCGTTGGTCGACAGCTCGAGGTAGAAGTCGTTCAGCCCGTAGTCGCGCAGCAGCTCGAGCACGAGATTGAGGTTGGTGGCGAGCTCCTCGCGCACCTGGTCCTGCGTGACGTAGATGTGGGCGTCGTCCTGGGTCAGGCCGCGCACGCGGGTGAGGCCCGAGAGGGTGCCGCTCTTCTCGTAGCGGTACACCGTGCCGAACTCGGCCAGACGCAGCGGCAGTTCGCGGTAGCTGCGTCCGCGGGCGCGGTAGATGAGGTTGTGGAACGGGCAGTTCATGGGCTTGAGGTAGTAGTCCTGGCCCTGGCGGGTGACGTTGCCCTCGTCGTCGACGACCTCATCGAGGTGCATCGGGGGGAACATGCCGTCGGCGTAGGTCTGCAGGTGGCCCGAGGTCTGGAACAGGTCCTTCTTGGTGATGTGCGGGCTGTTCACCACGTCGTAGCCGTTGCGCAGCAGATGACGGCGCAGGTTCTCCTCGATCTCGTAGCGGATGATGCCGCCCTTGGGGTGGAACACCGCCAGTCCCGAGCCGATCTCGTCGGGGAACGAGAAGAGGTCCATCTCGACGCCCAGCCTGCGGTGGTCGCGCCGCTCGGCCTCGGCGAGGCGCTCCTGGTAGGCGCGCAGTTCGTCCTTGCTGGGCCACGCGGTGCCGTAGATGCGCTGCAGCTGCGGGTTCTTCTCGCTGCCGCGCCAGTAGGCGGCGGCGACGCGGGTGAGGTCCCAGCCGTTGCCGAGCATGCGGGTGCTGGGCACGTGCGGGCCGCGGCAGAGGTCCTTCCAGGCGACCTCGCCGTCCTTGGTGACGTTGTCGTAGATGGTCAGCTCGCCGGCTCCGACCTCGACGGATGCCCCTTCGGCCGCATCCGCACCGGAACCGGGTCCCCCCGCGAGGTCGATCAGCTCGAGCTTGAACGGCTCGTTCGCGAGCTCGGCACGGGCCTCGTCCTCGGTGACGACGCGGCGGGTGAAGCGCTGGCCGTCGCGGACGATGCGCTGCATCTCCTTCGAGATGGCCTTGAGGTCCTCGGGGGTGAACGGCTCGTCGACGCCGAAGTCGTAGTAGAAGCCGTCGGTGATGAACGGGCCGATGCCGAGGTTCGCACTCGGGCGGATACGCTGCACCGCCTGCGCGAGCACGTGCGCCGTGGAGTGGCGCAGGATGTCGAGGCCGGCAGGGCTGTCGAGGCTGACCGGTTCGACCACGTCGGTCTCGGTGATGGTGGCCGCGAGGTCCTTGAGCACGCCGTTGACGCGCATGGCGATGACGGAACGATCGGTGAACAGGGCGAAGCCATCGCGCTTCTCGACGCGGGGCTGGGCGATGTCTGACACGGGGATTCTCCAGATTGACGATGGAATGAGGCGACTCAGCTGCGGGCGCGGCCGCGCCCTGCCCGCTCAGGCGCCCGTAGTTCGCGTGACGACGCCCGTGACAGAGGTCACGAGAGGGGTCGCCAGGGATTCCATGTCGCAAGTCTACGCCGACGCGCGTTCCCGGCCGCCACGGCCTGCGATGAGGGCCGACGCCGCGTCCCCGCATGCGTCTCCGCGGGGATCACCGATCCCGGCGCGGCGCCTCGCCCAGCCAGCCCCGCCGACGGAACTCGAAGACGGCGATCACATCCAGCACGGCGGTGATCCCGAGGATGACGGCCCAGCCGCCGGGGGTGTGCAGCAGCGGCATGTCCTTGAAGTTCATGCCGTAGATCCCGCCGACCACGGTCGGGATCGCCAGCAGCGCCGCCACGGCCGCGATCGTGCGCATGTCCTGGTTCTGCCGCGAGGACACGTTGCTCTCGTGGCTGGAGACCACGGCATCCAGGGCGAGACGCTGGCTCGCGAGCAGATCGGCGAGGGCGTCCAGGTCGTTGTGCATGTGCTGCAGGTACGGCTGCAGGGCGTCATCCTCGTCGAGCAGGTCGAGTGCCTCGCGCGGCGCGGTGTCGATGGCCTTGGCGAGTGCCGAGACGGCCCGGTCGACACGGCCGATCCTCCGGCGCAGCCGGTAGATGCGCTCATGATCCTCGAGCACGGAGTCGTCGAAGACCTCGGCCTCGACGCCGTCGAGTTCGTCCTCGATGGCGCGGACGGCGTGGACGTAATCGTGCACCACCGCCTCGAGGATGCGGTAGGCGGCACGTAGCGGCGTATCGGTGGGGAGCTCCTCATTGGCGGTGGCACCGCGGATGATCGGGCGCAGCGACCGCACGCGCCCGTCTTCGCTGCGCTGAATCGTCAGGATCCGATGGGCGCCGATGAGCACCACGATCTCGTCGGGGCGGCCCGAGACGCTCTTGGGATCGAGGTCCCAGATGCTGAAGAGCAGATGCCCGCCGAGGGCTTCGATCTTCGGCGGCTGACGGCCCTCCTGCGCGTCTTCGCGCGCTGCGGGGTGGACCCGCAGCGCGCGAAGACGTTCAGCGATCTCCTGCTCGTCGGGAGCGATGTACTCCTCCCACGAGAAGGGTTCGTCGGTCACGTCGTGTTGCGGCCGGTCATGGCCCGGATCAGCCACGCGATCACGGCGAGGGCGAGCAGGACCAGCCCCACCCACAGCAGGAAGTTCAGCGACTGCACGAGGCCACCGGTGATC
This is a stretch of genomic DNA from Microbacterium sp. YJN-G. It encodes these proteins:
- a CDS encoding aminotransferase class I/II-fold pyridoxal phosphate-dependent enzyme, yielding MNVQITGTTAAEIADSVRALRERGMLRPGDTLPPVRELAGVLGVNRNTAVAAYRQLAQAGLVVSRGRGGTLIAGGEHVAQEGVAADTVLHDIGSGNPDPRLIPDPTPALSRIVGRPVLYGEPVIDPGLEAWAREWILADLPRDDLRITVTSGAVDAVERLLAQALTRDDAVALEDPCFLASIHTVRLGGYRAVPVPVDDEGMTVEGLQAALDAGVRAIISTPRAQNPTGVSLSPARAEALREVLRPHPYVLIIEDDHFSMLSAHRYASLIGPEHRRYALLRSVSKFLGPDMCLALAATDPTTAERLAMRLNPGTTWVSHLLQRLAHAQLADPGIRSRIEEAAAHYAARNAAFTRALTERGIVTHSSDGLSLWVRLDVPARVAAERMMRRGWLVRTGDEFRIDETSPASEHLRLTVHDLSDADTQRLLDDIEAATR
- the pdxY gene encoding pyridoxal kinase PdxY codes for the protein MKILSIQSAVAHGHVGNSAAVFPLQRIGVEVLPVYTVNFSNHTGYGAWRGPMIDPSDVREVVTGIEERGVFPQIDAVLSGYQGGEGIADVIIDAVARVKAANPDAVYACDPVMGNAKSGCFVAPAIPVLLRDKVVPVADIITPNQFELGFLTGTEPSDLQSTLASVDAARAMGPSTVLVTSVERPDCEEGTIEMLAVDDKGAWLVATPQLPMKANGSGDVTAALFTAHYVSTGDAKAALERTVSSVFDLLQRTLDSGDRELQLIESQEFYAHPRLQFTARQVR
- a CDS encoding HIT family protein: MDEHERPVEDGGHLAGVPDEFQRLWTPHRMAYIQAGPEVLREQCPFCEAPKHPDPERLIVARGETAFVLLNLFPYNSGHLLVCPYRHIATYDQATDEEVAEIGALTQTGMRVLREVSRCDGFNLGMNQGAIAGAGVDSHLHQHIVPRWTSDANFFPIIAKTKALPQLLGEVRQAVAHAWPVDN
- the thrS gene encoding threonine--tRNA ligase, which gives rise to MRVNGVLKDLAATITETDVVEPVSLDSPAGLDILRHSTAHVLAQAVQRIRPSANLGIGPFITDGFYYDFGVDEPFTPEDLKAISKEMQRIVRDGQRFTRRVVTEDEARAELANEPFKLELIDLAGGPGSGADAAEGASVEVGAGELTIYDNVTKDGEVAWKDLCRGPHVPSTRMLGNGWDLTRVAAAYWRGSEKNPQLQRIYGTAWPSKDELRAYQERLAEAERRDHRRLGVEMDLFSFPDEIGSGLAVFHPKGGIIRYEIEENLRRHLLRNGYDVVNSPHITKKDLFQTSGHLQTYADGMFPPMHLDEVVDDEGNVTRQGQDYYLKPMNCPFHNLIYRARGRSYRELPLRLAEFGTVYRYEKSGTLSGLTRVRGLTQDDAHIYVTQDQVREELATNLNLVLELLRDYGLNDFYLELSTNEEGNPKFLGEPEQWSTAIETLREVALESGLELVADPGGAAFYGPKISVQARDAIGRTWQMSTIQLDFNQPERFELEYTGSDGAKHRPVMIHRALLGSVERFFAILLEHYAGDFPLWLAPVQVVGVPVADQYADYLDDVIGQLRAAGVRADVDHSDDRMQKKIRNHTTGKVPLILIAGEQDRAAGTVSFRFRDGSQENGVPITAAVDRIRAAIAAHARVMTSEDLA
- a CDS encoding CorA family divalent cation transporter, with amino-acid sequence MTDEPFSWEEYIAPDEQEIAERLRALRVHPAAREDAQEGRQPPKIEALGGHLLFSIWDLDPKSVSGRPDEIVVLIGAHRILTIQRSEDGRVRSLRPIIRGATANEELPTDTPLRAAYRILEAVVHDYVHAVRAIEDELDGVEAEVFDDSVLEDHERIYRLRRRIGRVDRAVSALAKAIDTAPREALDLLDEDDALQPYLQHMHNDLDALADLLASQRLALDAVVSSHESNVSSRQNQDMRTIAAVAALLAIPTVVGGIYGMNFKDMPLLHTPGGWAVILGITAVLDVIAVFEFRRRGWLGEAPRRDR